A stretch of Scheffersomyces stipitis CBS 6054 chromosome 2, complete sequence DNA encodes these proteins:
- a CDS encoding predicted protein: MLSKQLLLKNARRNVLRTRMWTGSTSASVVTVSSAISTSDSRCGSGSVSGIGFSYVVAHQPFLFKGFATSSFDKDIDYEIDLISLKKTPRKSSSSDSFTLDDVVTFKHPTVETKIIWDSIKDIEGDIVATNKGSNTVNAAKKINDSETRAYLDFVSRYFHELQTFQTFIQKSYTNKIREFGQLTSIELLNSLYIFKNYYQNNKINSIDVNSHAVYNYMFERLLSYLTHDPSFPTLLTNELIPAVQNRLVLVELYKNGIGNYLNELHSLDREFSFSKLNSLPQLSSEIKKTLDQFNQFVNTYSVMDSNFFRILIQINRYKGLSNILATCPELTISHLTTILKDKHAAEINSRIRQASGETAKVKVLIDSVIPYLDLLVATKEVDPTDSFVDLAPSLFEKTKSKDPLVSSAATKVLGIFLSLFNSGFISLEEAGKYLVAANGEIIDGKPYSLEDPVHNYELAQIWESNFPFSLLKLIKVTSFKDLSKDEILEFAKIDLDEPEYLEIEAAINQLVKRIPWTDFSILETILYDDQFRTWMYTREAPRSSTIKSTEVDPELESVPVEASNAEIANLGLDQFVDELTILRDDILEGDFQLFTSNDILCSLEYNINEVYADGQSSFSSRMNKKNVFQFIKLQKRLEKLFEYNAGHTEHLDNLLSTFEKENVPEPKSYVQLPEELELHKFSDELTIFSEDELKRPYKECSADEINLLLDSRIDEVYHGLSNSNPDSRLCKDNVYEFMRLSKRLTRLFTLNGGHTAVLDTLIHSQRVFDDIEKKIASKKLDNVETAESESKPYVQIPDDLQLHKFSNELEILRTDELKKPFKEATVQEVKSLLDWRTNEFLNDLPNSNPSSRMNNKNVYDFVRLSRRLNYLFDMNGGYTEPLDSLIHSQQVFEDFENKVLPQKKKQVDEVYKQIPEDFFLEEYIVELLQLKEEMGIQKFASVPAFEILQKLNNLANGSASITKKIIWSKLFRNLSVLFKHNHDNSFVLDNVLLNGEEFVKYESRKEFEKMVHKHDSSLIGKNSTLVNDSFKYLEDFLVKSNLINKSGIWNLTRSEFDGILRGYTSTLDKSSYEYPVMLDFIESLKEFNISIDYYPNFLQQLYEIKSNNVNKKLSSLDVEDIYKAFIETIEYEENREPQLQQRIICTSENANIGMNDIKTAETENVVEPAKSDYNDSERVLSLLVKNEDPVDLESSQQLRGRIVHEDEDDAVIRKAVSAALHDSETVKEYSQDSQIESETDVKLQKKRTSKTATVETPAIDKSTLEEFLQRVKKEKELDQEREFRESKAFEWSNSMYNSHRSIESNNFFNPLDANTHHGRDQVEYLLWSLDGQTIPFHKKSIGKLPEEDVFGILDKFDKQELTKFVKHFKKLQKKGWKLVGSKFDEDKKYFILARNRHNKKQSFRKFVKSFFATAGAVLLSLVGINWWLDSAEIPDLQKQQKLINHQKPVEAVPPQLVTVAPVADEVVPEEKKSSSFWKSLLWK, translated from the coding sequence ATGCTTCTGAAACAACTCCTCCTCAAAAACGCCAGAAGAAACGTCTTGCGGACGCGTATGTGGACCGGATCCACTTCTGCGTCTGTAGTGACCGTCTCTTCTGCCATATCTACCTCAGACTCCAGATgtggctctggctctgttTCTGGCATTGGATTCTCCTACGTTGTAGCACACCAGCCGTTTTTGTTTAAAGGGTTTGCCACTTCCTCGTTTGACAAAGATATCGACTACGAGATCGACTTGATCTCCCTCAAGAAAACTCCCAGGAAATCACTGCTGCTGGACAGCTTCACGCTCGATGATGTAGTCACGTTTAAACATCCTACCGTAGAAACGAAAATTATCTGGGATTCGATCAAAGACATCGAAGGCGATATCGTTGCAACAAACAAGGGCTCCAATACTGTCAATGCtgcaaagaagatcaacgaCTCGGAAACGAGAGCTTATTTGGATTTTGTTCTGCGCTACTTCCATGAGTTACAGACATTCCAGACCTTTATCCAAAAGTCATACACGAACAAGATCCGCGAGTTTGGCCAATTGACATCGATCGAGTTATTGAACTCATTgtatatcttcaagaactacTACcagaacaacaagatcaactccatcgACGTCAACAGCCATGCTGTGTACAACTATATGTTTGAAAGATTGTTGAGCTATCTCACACACGATCCAAGCTTCCCAACCTTATTGACCAATGAGCTCATTCCAGCCGTCCAGAATCGCTTGGTATTGGTAGAATTGTACAAGAATGGCATTGGCAACTATTTGAACGAATTACACTCGTTGGATCGAGAGTTCAGTTTCctgaaattgaattcaTTGCCTCAACTATCGTCTGAAATTAAAAAGACTTTGGACCAGTTCAACCAATTTGTCAATACCTACTCGGTTATGGATTCGAACTTCTTTAGGATTTTGATCCAAATCAATCGCTACAAGGGCTTGAGCAATATTTTGGCGACATGTCCAGAACTCACCATCAGCCACTTGACAACGATACTTAAAGACAAACACGCTGCTGAGATCAACTCCAGAATAAGACAAGCTTCTGGTGAAACAGCAAAAGTCAAAGTGTTGATTGATTCGGTAATTCCTTATTTGGATTTACTTGTGGCTACGAAAGAAGTCGATCCCACAGACTCGTTTGTAGATTTAGCACCTCTGTTGTTTGAAAAAACTAAAAGTAAAGATCCTTTAGTTAGCCTGGCTGCTACAAAAGTATTGGGCATCTTCTTATCGCTTTTCAATAGTGGTTTCATCTCCTTGGAAGAGGCTGGCAAATACTTGGTAGCTGCCAATGGAGAAATCATCGACGGAAAGCCATATAGCTTGGAAGATCCAGTTCACAACTACGAATTGGCCCAGATTTGGGAATCGAATTTCCCGTTCAGcctcttgaagttgatcaaagtcACTTCGTTCAAGGACTTGTCGAAAGATGAGATTCTTGAGTTTGCTAAGATTGATTTAGACGAACCAGAATACCTTGAAATAGAAGCTGCGATCAATCAGTTGGTGAAAAGAATTCCCTGGACGGATTTTCTGATCTTGGAGACAATTTTATACGACGATCAATTCAGAACTTGGATGTACACAAGAGAAGCACCCAGATCCTCAACCATCAAGTCTACTGAAGTAGACCCAGAATTAGAATCAGTTCCTGTAGAAGCTTCTAATGCTGAGATTGCTAATTTAGGATTGGATCAATTTGTAGACGAATTGACAATTCTAAGAGATGATATATTGGAAGGAGACTTCCAGCTCTTTACAAGTAATGACATTCTCTGCAGCTTGGAGTATAATATCAACGAAGTTTATGCTGATGGGCAGAGTTCATTCTCTTCCAGgatgaacaagaagaatgttTTCcagttcatcaagttgCAGAAGAGACTTGAAAAACTATTCGAGTACAATGCTGGTCACACTGAACATTTGgacaatcttctttctacctttgagaaagaaaacgTTCCTGAGCCAAAGCTGTATGttcaacttccagaagaattggaactCCACAAATTTTCTGACGAATTGACAATCTTTTCGGAAGACGAATTAAAGAGACCATATAAAGAATGCTCTGCAGATGAGATaaacttgttgttggattctagaattgatgaagtcTATCATGGTTTATCGAATTCGAATCCTGACTCAAGATTGTGCAAGGACAATGTTTATGAGTTCATGAGATTGAGCAAACGTTTGACGCGTTTGTTCACCTTGAATGGTGGCCACACTGCCGTCTTGGATACTTTGATTCACAGTCAAAGAGTATTTGATGATATCGAGAAGAAAATTGCttccaagaaattggaTAATGTTGAGACTGCTGAATCTGAAAGCAAACCTTACGTCCAAATTCCAGACGATTTGCAATTGCACAAGTTCTCTAACGAACTTGAAATCTTGAGAACggatgaattgaagaagccTTTCAAGGAGGCTACtgtccaagaagtcaaatCTTTGTTAGATTGGAGAACTAATGAATTCCTCAATGACTTGCCAAATTCAaatccaagttcaagaatgaaCAATAAGAATGTATATGATTTTGTCAGATTGAGCAGAAGATTGAACTATCTTTTTGACATGAATGGTGGATATACTGAACCATTGGATAGCTTGATTCACAGTCAACAAGTGTTTGAGGATTTTGAAAACAAGGTTTTGcctcagaagaagaagcaagttgatgaagtctACAAACAGATTCCCGAggatttcttcttggaagagtatattgtagaattgttacaattgaaggaagaaatggGAATTCAAAAGTTTGCTAGTGTACCTGCTTTCGAGATTCttcagaaattgaacaatttggCTAATGGTTCAGCTAGCATaaccaagaagatcatctGGAGTAAGTTATTCCGTAATTTGtctgttcttttcaaacaTAACCACGACAACTCATTTGTTTTGGACAATGTTTTGCTCAATGGTGAAGAATTCGTCAAGTATGAATCTAGGAAAGAGTTTGAAAAGATGGTTCACAAACAtgattcttcattgattgGCAAGAACAGCACATTAGTAAACGATTCGTTCAagtatcttgaagatttcttgGTGAAActgaacttgatcaacaagagTGGTATCTGGAACTTAACAAGATCTGAATTTGACGGCATCTTGAGAGGCTATACATCCACTTTAGACAAGAGTTCGTATGAGTATCCTGTAATGTTAGATTTTATTGAGAGCTTGAAGGAGTTTAACATTTCCATCGACTATTATCCTAATTTCTTGCAGCAGTTGTACGAaatcaaatccaacaacgtgaacaagaaattgtcAAGCTTGGATGTCGAAGACATCTACAAGGCGTTCATTGAGACTATTGAGTATGAAGAAAATAGAGAACCTCAATTGCAGCAAAGAATTATATGTACTTCTGAAAATGCCAACATTGGAATGAATGATATCAAAACTGCAGAAACTGAGAACGTTGTCGAACCAGCTAAATCTGACTATAATGATTCCGAGCGAGTTTTGTCTTTGTTGGTAAAGAATGAAGACCCTGTTGATTTGGAATCTTCACAACAATTACGCGGAAGAATTGTAcatgaagatgaagacgacgcTGTTATTAGAAAGGCAGTCAGTGCAGCATTACACGATAGCGAAACTGTCAAGGAATATTCACAAGACTCACAAATTGAATCCGAGACTGACGTGAAACTTCAAAAGAAGCGGACTTCAAAGACTGCTACTGTAGAAACTCCTGCCATTGACAAGAGCACTCTCGAAGAGTTCTTGCAAAGAgtcaaaaaagaaaaggagcTAGACCAAGAGCGAGAATTCAGAGAATCCAAGGCATTTGAATGGAGTAACAGTATGTACAATTCCCACAGATCTATTGAATcgaacaacttcttcaatccatTGGATGCCAATACGCATCATGGAAGAGACCAAGTGGAGTATTTATTGTGGAGTTTGGATGGACAAACTATTCCATTCCACAAAAAGTCGATTGGGAAGCttcctgaagaagatgtgTTTGGCATCTTGGACAAATTCGATAAACAGGAATTGACTAAGTTCGTTAAACACTTCAAaaagttgcagaagaagggTTGGAAGTTGGTAGGAAGCAAATTCgacgaagacaagaagtaTTTCATCTTGGCGAGAAACCGTCACAACAAGAAACAGTCTTTCCGTAAGTTTgtcaagtctttctttgcAACGGCAGGTGCCGTGTTGCTTTCTTTGGTTGGAATCAATTGGTGGTTGGATTCAGCCGAGATTCCAGACCTTCAAAAACAGCAAAAGTTGATTAATCACCAAAAACCAGTTGAAGCGGTACCACCACAGCTTGTTACTGTCGCTCCAGTTGCAGATGAGGTTGtcccagaagaaaagaagtcgtcttcattCTGGAAGAGTCTCTTGTGGAAATAA
- a CDS encoding predicted protein, producing MDSNKLNDSKSERESSTKASEGTTPNSSPFPQSPPRTPPPPSTTGSRTLSDSETSPPSSSSSPTSPFQLPSYILRNLTPVKKSKCKKDYAEHRRRRANHISKKKEMLKHRSLSVIKKVHDVREQRRQALQQQIGKLELDLKRATSRRHHYLQTVKERAGNSSTLGFRMLKLPSSLSEENENEQEQKEKHNDDSSRIVDSYRNVQYDMSIVTSIQRLVKTALYKRYLNVLKESGFLDCFTPFETSISYAEGVRQLNKPESRLVRAFVYVLQYLQVPDPLGTTQPYSGFLYAFILLSDYTDCISGQADHPGFNSNLSDSFHDNSLNNFLWLLIFKHANEMIENFKTVVAHGTLTTEFLESWKNYSFLFSIFKYNHFFNLISILDKSIEVTNKMMAITDDGSVSRKKADLEKEHKFLERFRNSTSKKLYCSEEVADFLGMVENELNSILYSPLNQGYHKVLRGNRVFSYHNFWFYFPRVYGLENSDWRQYWFLTFKSQKSTRQIPEMIRSGHASLKLTSKKTKLISIQDVLQVLGKESYDSQYELMTNSFLLGMRMKNVYAELYKFYRAYSKVKMDSYHPNNIGLVIDSIFIQDGRALLVHYFKLVMNMLKEPCQNSELVILSSNCLDLLEREEEDSMAELVEVVKEFEISVANLWINQCIPKDFVQFQKFENAYILTHAENFSRVRSVIYTNSPNLFFPNFYKFLKLYKGYNQLKFQNHLRILHACFEDPKLLDYEYDAGACKYFVTVFTDLIVNNRDGQFFELDELNSLFIKNIKELNGRVRSMLVATACLVLLISYSTNMRSCGNFVSFKAHPKEMFNSILLHSTSPAAAISHVETELRGWISEGTDLVNFISFREFYLKSNCSIEDLLLQKFNKLVNSSAEENLNILQGNFKYCQDTATTLWKDIGDMTIYIYRLYGPLLNWIYGDLGRPMDN from the coding sequence ATGGactccaacaagttgaacgacTCCAAGAGCGAAAGAGAGAGTAGCACCAAAGCCTCGGAAGGTACCACACCCAACAGCAGTCCCTTTCCACAGCTGCCTCCACGAACTCCACCTCCACCTTCGACTACAGGTTCTAGAACATTATCAGATAGCGAGACGTCACCAccatcgtcttcatcttcaccGACTTCTCCATTTCAGCTTCCCTCTTATATTCTCCGCAATCTCACTCCCGTGAAAAAGTCCAAGTGCAAAAAAGACTATGCTGAGCACCGCAGACGCAGAGCAAACCACATTTcgaaaaagaaggaaatgcTCAAGCACCGTTCGTTGTCTGTGATAAAAAAAGTTCACGATGTTAGAGAACAACGTCGTCAAGCTCTACAACAGCAGATTGGCAAGTTGGAACTAGACTTGAAGCGGGCTACTTCTAGAAGACACCACTACCTCCAAACTGTGAAAGAAAGAGCAGGCAATAGTTCAACTCTCGGATTTCGAATGTTGAAGCTACCATCTTCTCtatcagaagaaaacgaaaatgaacaggaacagaaagagaaacaCAATGACGATTCTTCTAGAATTGTAGACTCCTACAGAAATGTTCAGTACGACATGTCCATAGTGACGCTGATCCAGAGGTTAGTAAAGACTGCTTTGTACAAACGTTATCTTAACGTTCTTAAAGAGTCAGGATTCTTGGATTGTTTCACTCCGTTCGAGACATCTATTTCCTACGCTGAAGGTGTAAGACAACTTAATAAACCTGAGTCTCGCTTGGTGCGAGCCTTCGTTTATGTTCTTCAGTACTTACAGGTTCCAGATCCACTTGGAACTACCCAGCCTTATTCTGGATTTCTCTATGctttcattcttctttctgactATACAGACTGCATTTCTGGACAAGCAGACCACCCTGGATTTAACAGCAACTTGAGTGATAGCTTCCACGACAATTCACTAAACAATTTCCTCTGGCTCCTTATCTTCAAGCATGCCAACGAAATGATCGAGAACTTCAAAACAGTAGTGGCACATGGAACATTAACTACAGAGTTTCTTGAATCGTGGAAGAACTACTCGTTTCTCTTCAGTATCTTCAAATAcaaccatttcttcaatttgatatCTATTCTCGATAAGTCCATTGAAGTCACCAACAAAATGATGGCTATCACTGACGACGGGCTGGTGTCGAGAAAGAAAGCGgatttggaaaaagaaCACAAATTCCTCGAGAGATTCCGTAACTCGACCCTGAAGAAGTTATATTGCctggaagaagttgctgaCTTCCTTGGGATGGTCGAAAATGAGCTCAACCTGATCTTGTACAGTCCTTTGAATCAGGGATATCATAAAGTACTTAGAGGAAATAGAGTATTCAGTTATCACAACTTTTGGTTTTATTTCCCAAGAGTTTATGGTTTGGAGAATAGTGATTGGAGACAGTACTGGTTCTTGACTTTCAAATCACAAAAAAGCACAAGACAGATTCCAGAGATGATAAGATCAGGCCATGCTTCATTAAAATTgacttcaaagaaaacaaagcTCATTAGCATTCAGGATGTATTGCAAGTGCTTGGAAAAGAATCATATGATTCTCAGTATGAACTCATGACTaactcttttcttttggGTATGAGGATGAAAAACGTCTATGCTGAATTGTATAAGTTCTACAGAGCATACTCAAAAGTCAAGATGGACTCTTACCATCCCAATAATATTGGATTGGTGATCGATAGTATCTTCATTCAAGACGGAAGAGCCTTGCTAGTACactacttcaagttggtaaTGAATATGCTTAAGGAGCCTTGTCAGAATTCAGAATTAGTGATTCTCTCGTCTAACTGTCTTGATCTTCTAGAAAGagaggaagaagactctATGGCAGAACTAGTTGAGGTGGTCAAAGAATTCGAGATATCAGTGGCTAATCTCTGGATTAACCAATGTATCCCGAAAGACTTTGTCcagttccagaagtttGAAAACGCATACATTCTAACACACGCTGAAAACTTTTCCCGTGTACGTTCCGTCATCTACACCAACTCACCTAACTTATTCTTTCCtaacttctacaagtttttgaagttaTACAAGGGCTACAATCAGTTGAAGTTTCAAAATCATTTAAGGATTCTTCATGCTTGTTTTGAAGATCccaaacttcttgactaCGAATACGACGCAGGTGCTTGTAAATACTTTGTCACAGTTTTTACAGACTTGATTGTGAACAATCGAGATGGACAATTTTTTGAGCTCGACGAGTTGAACTCATTGTTTATCAAAAACATTAAAGAACTTAACGGTAGAGTGAGACTGATGCTTGTAGCTACTGCTTGTCTAGTTCTTTTAATTTCATACAGTACAAACATGAGACTGTGCGGTAATTTCGTCTCTTTCAAAGCTCACCCCAAGGAGATGTTTAATCTGATCTTACTTCACTCAACCAGCCCTGCAGCCGCTATATCACATGTCGAGACGGAATTGAGAGGTTGGATATCAGAAGGCACCGATTTGGTTAATTTTATTTCTTTCAGAGAGTTCTATCTCAAGTCGAATTGTTCTATCGAAGACTTGTTGCTacaaaaattcaacaaattggtGAATCTGCTGGCAGAGGAAAACTTGAATATATTACAGGGCAATTTTAAGTATTGCCAGGATACGGCAACTACACTTTGGAAAGATATTGGGGATATGactatttatatatatagattATACGGGCCGTTACTCAACTGGATATATGGAGATCTTGGACGGCCCATGGACAATTGA
- a CDS encoding predicted protein, with product MHIFTAKHQKLILQVYPPGKAVDKRANPSELSYLLYYASTRRVKLEKVVTFLEAKTASDVSHNRSGNLQVTLEIISSLIEKCADNLNVFASYVCSILTSILNTKDLSLCKSVVNTYGVFCENLDGGLFSGDKAFVDLFTSLSEDLILTGSKNSQAPGPNQLEWKMIALMAIRHISPCLSHSTKIATKFINISIPFLSKTIHSTNSQSNLLSRVRSNINVEGDDRRLQRVLSSKVPQNIHKQIQEDFDNDNLSEDDITEEALRSLKALFNTTLTSQISSATRAVVKYNYESKTDSKWGATFLEMCTTWIPVQLRFVSLSTLMARLTTISSEATNSSPSFGLQTQYASHILALVSSDVNMIGLSVSDIIQQILSLQSNLILDQSSFLKPEQVKRLSSIYSGCICNLASHIYYYDQVPDAIQEILVKIDTVVDFSFVDRDQDVSQNINANNIHNLVMTLLGDVSVIFSTLTKKSSSIARNHVNLEHWEISLPLLSPESSYDNDTLRKTVFTPSQIIDIQIKYLKVLHDFLTNELSSAGNTPQPRSSFESVNSENLNGTVKDLLKPNINQYISNPNNVISHFLLYVHKFFNFHESPNTEVVLSLISVMKDMLNILGVNFVTNFLPFLYNWLIPLNDISDVPSNAKFRDSIAHIVTYYCLKTLDDKYPDDLEGYACGSKFFSKLLRAVEYRKVNKLWIQGLDSSPTDLEIIKNTASINANDTNSKFSFTRKDYDDFVCGNNFTIVHINPAKSLDLNGISTVVHADARGSSGSGILGPESEVHSSIESLRHNGNSGLGYGLGTVGDISSIHSEILQNTQHLNGRNFSLTANGTFNSDITSSSILTSDGRYVNSPRVADLKDLMTDPRRGYRKTSHIGQTPGSVLGKQMVSTDLESILTSLNTEDDSRIIV from the exons TACTCTACTACGCCTCCACCAGAAGAgtcaagttggagaagGTAGTCACTTTTCTCGAGGCAAAGACAGCTAGTGATGTCTCCCACAACCGTTCAGGTAACCTCCAAGTGACTTTGGAGATCATCTCCTCTCTTATCGAGAAATGTGCCGACAACTTGAACGTGTTTGCTCTGTACGTGTGTTCGATTCTCACGTCAATTCTTAACACCAAGGACTTGTCACTCTGCAAAAGCGTTGTAAACACCTATGGAGTGTTCTGTGAGAATCTCGACGGCGGCTTGTTTTCAGGTGACAAGGCTTTTGTAGACTTGTTCACCAGCTTGTCTGAagacttgatcttgacaGGCTCCAAGAACCTGCAAGCCCCGGGCCCTAACCAGTTGGAATGGAAGATGATAGCACTTATGGCCATTAGACACATTTCGCCATGTTTGAGTCATTCGACCAAAATTGCCACcaagttcatcaacatctcaattcctttcttgCTGAAGACGATTCACAGCACAAACTCACAAAGTAACTTGCTTTCACGTGTCCGGAGCAACATAAATGTAGAAGGGGACGATCGCCGTCTTCAGAGAGTTCTTCTGTCAAAGGTTCCTCAAAATATCCACAAGcaaatccaagaagatttcgACAACGATAATTTGCTGGAAGATGACATCACCGAAGAAGCTCTCCGTAGTTTGAAGGCTTTGTTTAACACCACCCTAACAAGTCAGATCTCACTGGCCACTAGAGCTGTTGTCAAATACAATTACGAAAGTAAAACCGACCTGAAATGGGGAGCCACTTTCTTAGAGATGTGCACCACCTGGATCCCAGTCCAGCTTCGATTTGTAAGTTTGTCGACCTTGATGGCCAGATTGACTACAATATCTAGCGAGGCCACCAACAGTAGTCCCAGTTTTGGTTTACAAACGCAGTACGCTAGTCATATCTTGGCTTTGGTATCTTCTGATGTCAACATGATTGGTTTGTCTGTTTCTGACATCATTCAGCAGATATTGTCGTTGCAATCAAATTTGATCTTGGATCAGCTGCTGTTCTTGAAGCCAGAACAGGTCAAGAGATTGTCGTCCATATACTCTGGCTGTATTTGTAACTTGGCATCCCACATCTACTACTACGACCAGGTTCCTGATGCCATCCAAGAGATCTTGGTCAAGATCGACACCGTTGTAGACTTTTCATTTGTCGACAGAGACCAGGACGTTCTGCAAAACATCAACGCCAACAACATCCACAACTTGGTGATGACATTGTTGGGCGATGTTTCTGTGATCTTTAGTACTTTgaccaagaagtcaagcTCGATAGCCAGAAACCATGTAAACTTGGAGCATTGGGAAATAAGCTTGCCGTTGTTGTCACCTGAGAGTCTGTATGACAACGATACGCTTAGAAAGACTGTCTTCACACCTTCACAGATCATTGACATTCAAATTAAGTACTTGAAGGTGTTGCACGATTTCTTAACTAACGAGTTGTCTTCAGCTGGCAACACCCCTCAGCCG AGATCGTCATTTGAGTCTGTCAACTCTGAGAATTTGAACGGTACAGTCAAGGACTTGTTGAAACCCAACATCAATCAGTATATATCCAACCCCAACAACGTGATCTCTCATTTCTTGCTCTATGTGcacaaattcttcaacttccacGAGTCTCCCAATACTGAAGTTGTactttctttgatttctgtGATGAAAGACATGCTCAACATATTGGGTGTCAACTTTGTAACCAACTTCTTACCTTTCCTTTACAACTGGTTGATTCCCTTGAACGATATTAGCGATGTTCCATCCAATGCGAAGTTCAGAGATTCCATTGCACATATTGTGACCTACTATTGTTTGAAGACATTGGATGACAAATACCCCGACGACTTGGAAGGTTATGCTTGTGGCAGTAAGTTTTTCTCGAAGTTGTTGCGAGCAGTGGAGTACAGAAaagtcaacaagttgtGGATCCAGGGACTTGATTCGTCGCCTACCGATCTTGAGATCATCAAGAACACGGCCAGTATCAACGCC AACGATACCAATTCGAAGTTCTCCTTTACCAGAAAGGACTACGACGACTTTGTCTGTGGCAATAACTTCACCATTGTCCACATCAATCCAGCCAAGTCTTTGGATTTGAACGGAATCTCTACTGTAGTGCATGCTGATGCAAGAGGTTCCTCTGGAAGCGGAATCTTAGGTCCCG AAAGTGAAGTTCACTCGCTGATTGAACTGTTAAGGCACAATGGCAACTCTGGCTTAGGCTATGGGTTAGGCACTGTAGGCGATATCAGCTCTATCCATTCTGAGATCTTGCAGAATACCCAGCATTTGAACGGTAGAAACTTCAGTTTGACAGCGAACGGAACCTTCAACAGTGACATCACCAGCTCGTCGATTCTAACCTCTGATGGCAGATATGTCAATTCGCCTAGAGTCGCCGACTTGAAGGACTTGATGACAGACCCCAGAAGAGGCTACAGAAAGACGTC CCACATTGGCCAGACACCAGGTTCTGTTCTTGGAAAGCAGATGGTGTCTACAGACTTGGAATCGATTCTCACCAGCTTGAACACTGAAGATGATTCACGGATTATAGTCTAG
- a CDS encoding predicted protein, with protein sequence MPLAHNLSKVTKNLSKSTGSIHIKGRKFKQLNRATLRDKKLTAKRAKSIEQKENDMASIFFLQKLINDDDDFKKVETFSLAEMKAFVELFISRFDDELQQLREERRPGRPQTNRQQILEEKVKYDKRIYATGFKTPDLTDKATVERLRLWNGTTGGATVMKFVLLTKDMQSLPTKEVTMDE encoded by the coding sequence ATGCCGTTAGCTCACAACCTTTCAAAGGtcaccaagaacttgtccaagtctACTGGATCCATACATATTAAAGGAAGAAAGTTCAAACAGTTGAACAGAGCGACTTTGAGAGACAAAAAGCTCACAGCCAAAAGAGCCAAGTCCATAGAACAGAAGGAAAATGACATGGCCAGCATTTTTTTCttgcagaagttgattaacgacgacgacgacttcaagaaagtcGAAACCTTCTCTCTCGCTGAGATGAAGGCGTTTGTTGAATTGTTCATCTCCAGATTTGACGATGAGTTACAACAGttgagagaagaaagaagaccAGGTAGACCTCAGACTAATAGACAGCAGATCTTGGAGGAAAAAGTCAAGTATGATAAACGTATATATGCCACCGGTTTCAAGACACCAGACTTGACCGACAAGGCTACTGTAGAAAGATTGAGATTGTGGAACGGAACGACTGGTGGTGCTACTGTCATGAAGTTTGTCTTGCTAACCAAAGACATGCAACTGTTACCAACAAAAGAAGTCACCATGGATGAGTAG
- a CDS encoding eukaryotic initiation factor 4F subunit p20 has product MVKYTEDRLLELKEETYIPQPQILEAFNQMIESVKEHAAAEAEKHKAIKWNNGDTYIDEHGNERPYHHMNRRRASRTANKPSLRKKSVENVDEDGWATLSKPKRSFGADEGLEERAKFRESVREGTVGGSGTVKAKPNNKNLGSSKAVDPRDAIADKHTTTFNAFEALGDGDDDDDDE; this is encoded by the coding sequence ATGGTCAAGTACACAGAAGACAGATTGTTAGAGCTCAAGGAAGAGACTTATATCCCACAGCCTCAGATCCTTGAGGCCTTCAATCAGATGATTGAGTCTGTTAAGGAACATGCTGCTGCTGAGGCTGAAAAACACAAGGCTATCAAGTGGAACAACGGAGACACCTACATCGACGAACACGGCAACGAAAGACCATACCACCACatgaacagaagaagagcctCCAGAACAGCCAACAAGCCTTCGCTTAGAAAGAAGTCCGTAGAAAATGTAGACGAGGACGGCTGGGCTACTTTGAGTAAGCCAAAGAGATCTTTTGGTGCCGACGAGggtttggaagaaagagccaaATTCAGAGAGTCGGTCAGAGAAGGCACTGTGGGCGGATCAGGAACCGTCAAGGCTAAACCTAACAATAAGAACTTGGGTTCTTCCAAGGCAGTAGATCCTAGAGACGCTATTGCTGACAAGCATACCACTACTTTCAATGCTTTTGAAGCTTTGGGCGATGGagacgatgacgatgacgacgaatAG